Proteins encoded in a region of the Raphanus sativus cultivar WK10039 chromosome 8, ASM80110v3, whole genome shotgun sequence genome:
- the LOC108830143 gene encoding F-box/kelch-repeat protein At2g22030-like, protein MSTAADKNAKVPPQEENHQASLSMMWSLLKRLFNDIMRRAKNIIYRNQYSLSSKTKRKKSKTKKKKKKKNSLSSLPNDVVLKCLARVPTSYDRTLGCDSLLLSLPNDLVLNCLARVPTSHDRTLACVCKNFQSLVLSGELAQMRSLLAAMKDDPLLCVFYIDSTRRGWRTFHWVTFNSKEKKTSPWKSVDISTNQNMRTCPTLSLGSKIYFIGGSDYDAECSCGLVIFDSRSGKLSKGPSMKVARKGAGVAVVDGKIYVIGGCWNEINQVEVFDPNTQTWEFGPLGPHGKITYEKVSKWNEFRETVALDGKVYGMSFSIYRHTIYDTKDGTCENLELSQEYTENIIKACVINSLIYGFYHEFGLMWYDTEGKIWRKVKGLCCDAVPNMVECNGKLALLWEDRNEKIWCSMIALDKVGVEIHGRVEWSEFVVSGDVDTYAWCCLGLSL, encoded by the coding sequence ATGTCTACCGCAGCCGACAAAAACGCTAAAGTGCCACCCCAAGAAGAAAATCATCAAGCGTCGTTGTCAATGATGTGGTCGTTACTTAAAAGACTCTTCAATGATATCATGAGACGagctaaaaacataatttacaGAAACCAATATTCTCTGtcttcaaaaacaaaaagaaaaaaatccaaaacaaaaaagaagaaaaagaaaaaaaattctctgTCGTCACTACCAAACGATGTTGTTTTGAAGTGCTTAGCTCGCGTTCCGACTAGCTACGACCGGACCCTGGGTTGTGATTCTTTGTTGTTGTCACTACCAAACGATCTTGTTTTGAACTGCTTAGCTCGGGTCCCGACAAGCCACGACCGGACTCTCGCTTGTGTTTGCAAAAACTTCCAATCTCTTGTGCTTTCAGGTGAGCTTGCGCAGATGCGGTCCTTACTGGCGGCCATGAAAGATGATCCCCTCTTGTGTGTGTTCTATATTGATTCCACTCGTCGTGGCTGGAGGACGTTTCATTGGGTCACTTTCAActcaaaagagaagaaaacaagtcCTTGGAAGTCAGTTGATATTTCAACAAATCAAAATATGCGCACTTGTCCCACTTTATCCTTAGGTTCTAAGATCTATTTCATCGGTGGATCGGATTACGATGCAGAGTGTTCATGCGGCTTAGTTATCTTTGATTCCCGGTCTGGCAAGCTGAGTAAGGGTCCTAGCATGAAGGTGGCCCGAAAGGGAGCAGGCGTGGCAGTGGTGGATGGGAAAATATACGTAATAGGAGGGTGCTGGAACGAGATCAACCAGGTTGAGGTTTTTGACCCAAATACTCAAACTTGGGAATTTGGGCCATTAGGTCCCCATGGGAAAATCACATACGAGAAAGTATCCAAGTGGAATGAATTTCGTGAAACAGTGGCCCTAGATGGAAAGGTTTATGGTATGAGCTTTTCTATATATCGTCACACAATCTACGACACAAAAGATGGTACCTGTGAGAATCTTGAGCTATCGCAAGAATATACAGAGAATATAATTAAAGCGTGTGTGATAAACAGTTTGATCTACGGTTTTTACCATGAGTTTGGGTTAATGTGGTATGATACGGAAGGGAAGATATGGAGAAAGGTTAAAGGTTTGTGTTGTGATGCGGTGCCAAATATGGTGGAATGCAATGGGAAACTTGCGTTGCTGTGGGAAGACCGCAACGAGAAGATTTGGTGTTCGATGATCGCTTTGGATAAGGTTGGAGTAGAGATCCATGGAAGGGTCGAGTGGAGTGAGTTCGTGGTTTCTGGTGATGTCGATACTTATGCCTGGTGTTGTCTAGGACTTTCATTATAA
- the LOC108830149 gene encoding non-specific lipid-transfer protein 11-like yields the protein MRNITKNQTMLLLVVTLLVVIAYQEGEAIQCSQITMYLAPCLSYVKGGGNPPPPCCAGLNNLKASAPGKPDKQAACQCLKSVANAISGFNDDNAKQLPGKCGVSVGVPFSKSVDCNSIN from the exons ATGAGGAACATTACTAAAAACCAGACCATGTTACTGCTTGTTGTTACACTTTTAGTGGTGATTGCGTACCAAGAGGGAGAAGCCATACAATGTTCACAGATAACCATGTACTTAGCACCATGTTTGTCTTATGTAAAAGGTGGAGGAAACCCGCCTCCTCCGTGTTGCGCCGGGCTTAATAATCTAAAAGCCTCAGCGCCGGGGAAACCCGATAAACAAGCAGCTTGTCAATGCTTGAAGAGTGTAGCTAATGCTATATCCGGATTCAACGATGACAATGCCAAACAACTCCCTGGTAAATGCGGTGTTAGTGTGGGGGTCCCTTTCTCTAAGAGCGTGGACTGTAACAG CATAAACTGA
- the LOC108830152 gene encoding uncharacterized protein LOC108830152 has product MARGGGEYNNNNNGGGGGGGVLLLSYKRITLLVCLFNILIALFVLRFLYASSLHIFPNHDNGVKYTADEIRRMEESVRIRRSKEPVELVRLVKKMKHEVAIAESSVELSPSVKGKLIDEILERLRRLEEKSNVTLLREAVETWRSEKLKEAKEQLIQEKNGVNSTMIQEEAGMLVRALELEWDVLSEEIGLWLPAEVHNEVHDDKPEGEEEPEEVLAGRPVPAVCNAELHTDYGGAAVRWGLTHHKESAADCCQACLDQAKRARPGEMRCNIWVYCPSEFGCYSPDIYQHKHQECWLKYAEQPKENFKDRYSESYRNNHPKAPTIVPWVSGVITARQ; this is encoded by the exons ATGGCGAGGGGAGGAGGAgaatacaacaacaacaacaacggaggaggaggaggaggaggagttcTTCTTCTCTCGTACAAAAGAATCACTCTGCTCGTTTGCCTTTTCAACATCCTCATCGCTCTCTTTGTTCTTCGCTTTCTCTACGCTTCTTCTCTCCACATTTTTCCCAATCACGACAATG gtgTTAAGTACACAGCAGATGAGATTAGGAGAATGGAGGAATCGGTTCGGATTCGAAGATCTAAAGAACCTGTTGAGCTTGTTAGATTG gtgaagaagatgaaacatgAGGTGGCCATTGCAGAGTCAAGTGTTGAGCTGTCTCCTAGTGTAAAAGGCAAACTAATCGATGAGATCTTGGAGCGTTTGAGAAGGTTGGAGGAGAAGTCTAACGTTACCCTTCTCAGAG AAGCTGTAGAAACGTGGCGCAGTGAGAAGCTGAAGGAAGCTAAAGAGCAGCTGATTCAAGAGAAAAATGGAGTAAATTCCACCATGATACAGGAGGAAGCAG GGATGCTTGTAAGAGCTTTGGAGTTGGAGTGGGATGTGCTGTCGGAAGAGATTGGTCTTTGGTTACCTGCTGAGGTTCACAATGAAGTGCACGATGATAAACCCGAAGGAGAGGAAGAGCCTG AGGAGGTATTAGCAGGAAGACCAGTGCCAGCTGTATGTAATGCAGAGCTTCACACAGATTATGGTGGTGCTGCAGTGAGATGGGGACTTACACATCATAAAGAGAGTGCAGCTGATTGTTGCCAAGCTTGCTTAGACCAGGCAAAGCGCGCAAGACCTGGAGAAATGAGATGCAACATTTGGGTTTATTGCCCATCTGAGTTTGGTTGCTATTCTCCAGATATTTATCAGCATAAACATCAGGAATGTTGGCTCAAATAC GCAGAGCAGCCAAAAGAGAATTTTAAAGACAGATATTCGGAATCATACAGAAATAACCACCCAAAGGCGCCTACTATCGTTCCATGGGTTTCAGGTGTTATAACGGCTCGACAATAA